In the Brassica napus cultivar Da-Ae unplaced genomic scaffold, Da-Ae ScsIHWf_1319;HRSCAF=1885, whole genome shotgun sequence genome, one interval contains:
- the LOC106354872 gene encoding conserved oligomeric Golgi complex subunit 4-like codes for MRGRMEYENVVELMEQGVEQVNFVGSLTNLFKDIVMAIEENDEILRGLCGEDGVVYAICELQEECDSRGSLILKKYMEFRKLARLASDINNSPNLNLLAGGASERPDPREVELYVEEILSLMQLGEDYTEFMVSKIKSLTSVDAELLPRATKAFRNGSFSKVIQDVTGFYVILEGFFMVENVRKAKRINEHVPDSLTTSMVDDVFYVLQSCLRRAISTSNISSVIAVLSNAGSLLANDYHEALQQKIREPNLGARLFLGGIGCIKTMVGLKPNLAY; via the coding sequence ATGAGAGGGAGGATGGAATATGAGAATGTGGTTGAGCTCATGGAGCAAGGAGTCGAGCAAGTGAACTTCGTTGGAAGTTTAACTAATTTGTTTAAGGACATTGTCATGGCTATTGAAGAGAACGATGAGATCTTGAGAGGTCTATGCGGAGAAGACGGTGTTGTTTATGCTATATGTGAGTTGCAAGAGGAATGTGATTCTAGAGGTTCGTTGATCTTGAAGAAGTACATGGAGTTTAGGAAGCTAGCTAGGTTGGCTTCTGATATCAACAACTCTCCAAATTTGAATCTGCTTGCTGGTGGTGCTTCTGAAAGACCAGACCCGAGAGAAGTAGAGCTCTACGTGGAGGAGATACTGTCTCTGATGCAGTTAGGTGAGGATTATACAGAGTTCATGGTGTCAAAGATCAAGTCTTTGACGTCAGTTGATGCTGAGTTGTTACCAAGAGCTACGAAAGCGTTTAGAAATGGTAGCTTTAGCAAAGTGATTCAGGACGTGACGGGATTCTATGTGATACTAGAAGGGTTCTTTATGGTTGAGAATGTGAGGAAAGCCAAAAGGATTAATGAGCATGTACCGGACAGCCTTACCACATCAATGGTGGACGATGTGTTCTACGTGTTGCAGAGCTGTCTGAGGAGAGCCATTTCGACTTCGAACATTAGCTCTGTGATTGCTGTGTTGAGCAATGCTGGTAGCTTGTTGGCTAATGATTACCATGAAGCTTTGCAGCAGAAGATTAGAGAGCCTAACCTTGGTGCTAGGTTGTTCTTAGGTGGTATTGGTTGCATCAAGACGATGGTCGGCTTAAAACCAAATCTCGCTTACTAA